ATAGATTGCGTAGACAGTAGCTATTTATTTTTGGTTTCCTCTAAAATAATAGAAGTTAGTTGCTGTTTTCTTCTTTCTTTAGTTTCTTCTTTTTTGGCAGAAGTAATCCATAGCATTAGCTCTTTTTTTCGAGTGTACGACACCTTGTCATAAGCTAATTTTACTTCAGGATAAGCATTAAATATAGTTAATACTTCCTCTGGTATAACAACAACTCGTTCCTCTAAATCTTGCTGAAGGCTTACCTCTACAGTGTCTCCAAAGGTTTTATTTAATGATGCTCTAATTTCTTTAGTTAAAATTAAAAAATGGTAGGATTTGCCCATTTTAGCAAGACTTCCTCGGTATGGCACTTTATTGTCAAATAGCACTTTTACCTTTACTTGCCCTTTCTTTCCAAAAAGTTCCTCGGTGGAAAAAGGGAAGACAACATAGCCAGCATTGTCTGTTCCGTGTTGGATAATTTCTGCGGTGAAGTTAATAGTTTCCATATTAAATATTTCCTTTTAGAAAATCTTGTCTTAGAGGTTCATCTAGTTTTTCTATGGCATATCTTAGAGTAGTTCTTGGCATAGCGGTATAATGCTGTTTGAGGAACTCTAATAATACTTCTTCATTTCTTTTGCCTAGTTCTCTTAACATCCAGCCATTAGCTTTATGCATTAAGTCGTGAGGGTGGTTAAGGTGTTTCAAGATGAGTTTTTGAGGGAGAGAATACTGCTTTTTTCGTATGTAATAAAGCATTGATACTACTGCAATTCTATTATGCCACAGATTTTTAGAATTAGCTAGACTGTCTAAAAGATATTCAGCATCGTTATCAAAACAATATCTGCCCAAAAGTTTATAAGCGGAAGTATCTACCAAATCCCAATTATTAACGCCTTCAAGGTTTGATAAATAAAAATCTATCAACTCTTTTCGTTTTGAAGATGTTTTTTCAAATTTTAACACGAGCATAAGCAGTGCAGTCAATCTATGTTCATGTATTTTTGACTGTAGGAGTTGCTTAATATCTTCCAAAGAAACTGTTTGCCAAAAAGCTTTTGCAACTTGCCTTTGGTCTGGTACGGTAACACCAATAAATAGGTCTCTCTCGGCATATTCTCCTTTATTAGCTTTAAAATATTTAAGACTAAATGTAGCTCTTTGCTTGTCGGATAAATCTTTGAGGGCTTGTTTAATTTCTTGTAAAATCATTTTGCAAATGTAGTAGATTATAGGATACACTCATTTAAAAAAATAATGACTATATTTGTTCTGCTAATGAGTAAAAAAGTCTGCATATTGTTTTTGCTACTGTGTTTAGGTATTTTTATTTTTCCTAAGCAGAATGGTTATGCAAGTATGACGAAAGTGGTGCAAGTAGAGTCTTCTAACTGTTGTGGAGAGAAGCATTCTAAGGAGTGTTGTTCTACTCATTCTAAAGGAGAAAATCAGCATCAAAACCCTTGTGGAACGGATTGTAATAAATGCCCTAATGTTTATTCATTTAATCAATTAGTCTATTCCTTGGATACCACTCAATGGGTGGCTTTATGTCATTTAAAATTTCATAAAAAACCAAATACTCATTATTTCAGATTTATTCCTACTAAGCCTTTAGTAGAGATTTGGCAACCACCCAAAATAGGTTAATTTATTAAGTGTTTTTTAGGTAAGATAATCCTAAAAATAGCAGTTAAAATATCGTTTCGTTAAATAATGAAATGATAATGTTTCGTATAAATTAAACCTAAAATCAATGAAAAATAGATTAAAAGGAGCAATGCTAATTGTTCTAATATTGGTGTTTGCAAATCATATAAAAGCACAAATTCAAAATCCTAAGACAGAAACTGCCATAGTATTAGGTAACTGTGGTATGTGTAAGGCAACCATAGAAAAAGCAGCTAATGAGGAAAATATAGTGGAAGCTGTTTGGGATAAAGAAAAGAAAATCCTTACTTATACTTATGATTCTAAAAAGACTTCAAAAGAAAAAATTCTTAAAAAAATCGCAGAAGTAGGGTATGATAATGAGTTGTATAGAGCAGATAAGGATACTTATAAGAAGCTACCCCAATGCTGTTTATACACTAGAAGACTTTCTAATACTACACCAAAATCCGAGGAAGATTCCATTCAGAAAGATAACCATCATCACGACCATCATCAAAAAGCGAAGCAAATAGATGAGGTTGTGGTTACCAAAGTAGGAGAGGCTACATCACTAAATAAAAAAGAAGTGGGTTTAACGTTTAATATTTCTTCTAAAGAGCTTCTAAAAGCCGCTTGTTGTAATCTCTCCGAAAGTTTTGAGACTAATGCAACGGTAGATGTGGCTTTTACCAACGCTGTAACAGGGACAAAACAACTTAGAATGCTAGGTTTGGAGCAAAAATATACCAGTCTTACCAAGGAACTTTTGCCCGAAATAAGAGGGCTAGCAACTGCTTATGGGCTTAATTTTATTCCTGGTAGATGGATTGGTGGCATACAGCTTACCAAAGGAGGAAGTACTGTGGTTAGTGGCTACGAGGGCATTACAGGGCAAATTAACACAGAGTTAGTCAAGTTTAACCAAACTCCAAAAACAGAACTTAATTTCTTTGCTGATGAAAATGGGCGTACAGAGTTTAACCTCGTTAATACTTCGTTGCTTTCTGAACATTGGAATCAGTCTATTCTAGTACACGCTAATGGAACTTTTCCAGAAATGGACAGAAATAAAGATGGATTTTTAGACCAACCTAAAGGTCATCAACTTAATGTAACTTACCTGTTGAACTATACTGATTTAGACCATACAGGCTGGGGAAATCATTTAGGACTGAATGTGGTTAAAGATGAAAGGAAGGCTGGACAGGTTGGTTATGATTGGACAAAAACTCAAGACCAACAAAATCTTTATGGTGTAGGTGTTGATATTTCTAGGTTCCAAATTTGGAATAAAACAGGTTATGTTTTTAAAGGAAAGCCTTATCAAAGCTTAGGATTTATCAATCAGTTTACCTATCATCAGCAGGATAGCTTTTTCGGAAAGAGAACTTATTTTGGAAAACAGCAATCTTTCTATTCCAATTTAATTTTTGAAAGTATTATTGGAAATACTAATCATAAATATAAAGTAGGAGGGAGCTTTTTGTATGATGCTTATAATGAAGATTATTTAGCTCAAAATTTTATAAGAACGGAGCGAGTGGCAGGGGCTTTTGCAGAATATACACTCACGGGAGCAGCTTATACTTTGGTGGCAGGATTGAGGTCCGA
The genomic region above belongs to Riemerella anatipestifer and contains:
- a CDS encoding DNA alkylation repair protein; its protein translation is MILQEIKQALKDLSDKQRATFSLKYFKANKGEYAERDLFIGVTVPDQRQVAKAFWQTVSLEDIKQLLQSKIHEHRLTALLMLVLKFEKTSSKRKELIDFYLSNLEGVNNWDLVDTSAYKLLGRYCFDNDAEYLLDSLANSKNLWHNRIAVVSMLYYIRKKQYSLPQKLILKHLNHPHDLMHKANGWMLRELGKRNEEVLLEFLKQHYTAMPRTTLRYAIEKLDEPLRQDFLKGNI
- a CDS encoding TonB-dependent receptor domain-containing protein, translated to MKNRLKGAMLIVLILVFANHIKAQIQNPKTETAIVLGNCGMCKATIEKAANEENIVEAVWDKEKKILTYTYDSKKTSKEKILKKIAEVGYDNELYRADKDTYKKLPQCCLYTRRLSNTTPKSEEDSIQKDNHHHDHHQKAKQIDEVVVTKVGEATSLNKKEVGLTFNISSKELLKAACCNLSESFETNATVDVAFTNAVTGTKQLRMLGLEQKYTSLTKELLPEIRGLATAYGLNFIPGRWIGGIQLTKGGSTVVSGYEGITGQINTELVKFNQTPKTELNFFADENGRTEFNLVNTSLLSEHWNQSILVHANGTFPEMDRNKDGFLDQPKGHQLNVTYLLNYTDLDHTGWGNHLGLNVVKDERKAGQVGYDWTKTQDQQNLYGVGVDISRFQIWNKTGYVFKGKPYQSLGFINQFTYHQQDSFFGKRTYFGKQQSFYSNLIFESIIGNTNHKYKVGGSFLYDAYNEDYLAQNFIRTERVAGAFAEYTLTGAAYTLVAGLRSDFHNLAGTQLSPRLNFKYDINDKTIVRLSAGRGFRTANIFAENQNFFASNRAIEVLNPNGKVYGLSPEIAWNYGLSLQKEFKLFKRKASWVTDVFRTDFQNQVIVDLDYSPQKMLFYNLEGKSRALAFQTQLDFSPANRLDFRLAYKYYDVWADYLEGRREVPFMAKHRGFINVAYSTVKNSKQAYWNLDATLQWVGVQRLPNTYQNPEEYQNKAFTKPYALLNAQISRFFNRNIRLYLGAENLTSYTQKRPIIDVKNPFGKSFDGGMIYAPIMPTNFYTGIDVSF
- a CDS encoding YdeI/OmpD-associated family protein — protein: METINFTAEIIQHGTDNAGYVVFPFSTEELFGKKGQVKVKVLFDNKVPYRGSLAKMGKSYHFLILTKEIRASLNKTFGDTVEVSLQQDLEERVVVIPEEVLTIFNAYPEVKLAYDKVSYTRKKELMLWITSAKKEETKERRKQQLTSIILEETKNK